The following proteins are co-located in the Deinococcus metallilatus genome:
- a CDS encoding OsmC family protein: MADIARKASAQWKGDLRSGQGTVSTGSGVLKDAQYSFKTRFENGAGTNPEELLAAAHAGCFTMQLSALLAGDGHDPQDLRTEATCEMVREGQGFKVSTMRLIVRGKVGNIDQAEFEKHVRQAADMCPISNVMKGNVEITHEAVLE, encoded by the coding sequence ATGGCAGACATCGCGCGCAAGGCCAGTGCCCAGTGGAAGGGCGACCTCAGGAGCGGCCAGGGCACCGTCAGCACCGGGAGCGGTGTACTGAAGGACGCCCAGTATTCCTTCAAGACCCGTTTCGAGAACGGCGCGGGCACCAATCCCGAAGAACTGCTCGCCGCCGCGCACGCCGGATGCTTCACCATGCAGCTTTCGGCGCTGCTCGCCGGTGACGGCCACGACCCGCAGGACCTCCGCACCGAGGCGACCTGCGAGATGGTCCGCGAGGGCCAGGGCTTCAAGGTCAGCACCATGCGCCTCATCGTGCGCGGCAAGGTCGGCAATATCGACCAGGCCGAGTTCGAGAAGCACGTGCGGCAGGCCGCCGACATGTGCCCCATCAGCAACGTGATGAAGGGGAATGTGGAGATCACGCACGAGGCGGTGCTGGAGTAA
- the crtI gene encoding phytoene desaturase family protein yields the protein MPHSLPSRRKQALIIGSGFGGLSLGIRLQSLGFDTTILEKLDGPGGRAYQKRTPDGYVFDMGPTVITVPHFIEELFALERDQGWPGQPDYPEHVLTGERVRAGESGGPRTRDYVQLVPILPFYRISFDDGTFFDYDGDPDSTRRQIAELAPGDLAGYERFHADAEAIFRRGFLELGYTHFGDVSTMLRVVPDLLKLDAVRTLFSFTSKYFRSPKLRQVFSFETLLIGGNPLSVPAIYAMIHFVEKTWGVHYALGGTGALVRALGRKFEELGGRIEYGAEVEQILVTDEWGRPVRSPFGQRVARGVRLRGGEERPADLVVSNGDWANTYLKRVPPQARLVNSDLRVKAARQSMSLLVIYFGFRDDGRPLNLRHHNIILGPRYEALLREIFGQKVLGTDFSQYLHVPTLTDPSLAPPGHHAAYTLIPVPHNGSGIDWEVEGPKLVERVLALLEERGHIPGLRARLAHLEYITPDHFEGTLDSYLGNAFGPEPTLIQSAYFRPHNRSEDVQNLYLVGAGVQPGAGTPSVMMSAKMTARLIAQDFGLQEAVRGAEPDRR from the coding sequence GAAGCGCACGCCGGACGGCTACGTCTTCGACATGGGGCCGACCGTGATCACGGTGCCGCATTTCATCGAGGAACTGTTCGCGCTGGAGCGGGACCAGGGCTGGCCCGGGCAGCCCGACTACCCGGAGCACGTGCTGACCGGGGAGCGCGTCCGGGCGGGGGAGAGCGGCGGCCCCCGGACCCGCGATTACGTCCAACTGGTGCCGATCCTGCCCTTCTACCGCATCTCTTTCGACGATGGCACCTTCTTCGACTACGACGGCGACCCCGACTCCACCCGCCGCCAGATTGCCGAACTCGCACCCGGCGACCTCGCGGGCTACGAGCGGTTTCACGCGGACGCGGAGGCGATCTTCAGGCGCGGCTTTCTCGAACTGGGCTACACGCATTTCGGGGACGTGAGCACCATGCTGCGCGTCGTGCCCGATCTCTTGAAGCTGGACGCGGTGCGGACGCTCTTCTCCTTTACCAGCAAGTATTTCCGGTCGCCCAAGCTGCGGCAGGTCTTCTCCTTCGAGACGCTCTTGATCGGCGGCAACCCCCTCAGCGTGCCCGCCATCTACGCGATGATCCACTTCGTCGAGAAGACCTGGGGCGTCCACTACGCGCTGGGCGGGACCGGCGCCCTGGTGCGTGCCCTGGGGCGGAAGTTCGAGGAACTCGGTGGGCGCATCGAGTACGGCGCGGAGGTCGAGCAGATTCTCGTGACGGACGAGTGGGGGCGGCCGGTCCGTTCACCGTTCGGCCAACGGGTGGCGCGTGGCGTGCGGCTCCGGGGCGGCGAGGAACGCCCCGCCGATCTCGTGGTCAGCAACGGCGACTGGGCCAACACCTACCTCAAGCGGGTGCCGCCGCAGGCCCGCCTCGTCAACAGCGACCTGCGCGTGAAGGCGGCCCGCCAGAGCATGAGCCTGCTGGTGATCTACTTCGGCTTCCGCGATGACGGCAGGCCGCTGAACCTCCGCCACCACAACATCATCCTGGGACCGCGTTACGAGGCACTGCTGCGTGAAATTTTCGGGCAGAAGGTGCTGGGCACGGACTTCAGCCAGTATCTCCACGTGCCCACCCTCACCGACCCCAGCCTCGCGCCGCCGGGGCATCATGCCGCCTACACGCTGATTCCGGTCCCGCACAACGGCAGCGGGATCGACTGGGAAGTGGAGGGGCCGAAGCTGGTGGAGCGCGTGCTGGCCTTGCTGGAAGAACGCGGGCACATCCCGGGGCTGCGCGCCCGCCTCGCGCATCTGGAGTACATCACGCCCGACCACTTTGAAGGCACGCTGGACAGCTATCTGGGGAACGCTTTCGGCCCGGAACCCACCTTGATCCAGAGCGCCTACTTCCGCCCGCACAACCGCTCGGAGGACGTGCAGAACCTCTACCTCGTCGGCGCGGGCGTACAGCCCGGCGCGGGCACCCCCAGCGTGATGATGAGCGCCAAGATGACGGCGCGGCTGATCGCGCAGGATTTCGGGCTTCAGGAGGCGGTGCGGGGGGCAGAACCCGACCGGCGTTAG
- a CDS encoding DUF5996 family protein, with the protein MTTEQAHSWPELNYQEDQETIEVIHLLSQMLGKVRLALCPRMNQYWQVALNVGLYGLTTGPVQAQHTQFQITLDLVHSRLVIQTQDGRQRDIALRRQSMADYFAQFTQSLRELELHVYLWPQPQEIENAVRFDQDHVQRNYDPDVAGRYFQVLGLVSKVLQRYRDEFQGKSSPVLYWWGGADLTVTRFSGRTAPAHPPSPLLAYKVIEDAYSHEECSAGFWAGGPDHKEAAFYAYHYPEPKGYPQWPVQPAEAKYDSTMGEFLLPYQAVRDSDQPEVLLMSFLHSTYEAAATLAHWNQAEFKYVPT; encoded by the coding sequence ATGACTACTGAGCAAGCTCACAGTTGGCCGGAACTCAATTACCAAGAAGACCAGGAAACCATTGAGGTCATTCACCTGCTCAGTCAGATGTTGGGCAAAGTGCGTCTGGCACTCTGTCCGAGAATGAATCAGTACTGGCAGGTGGCTTTGAACGTCGGTCTGTATGGCCTGACGACTGGCCCTGTTCAGGCGCAGCATACCCAATTCCAGATCACCCTTGATTTGGTGCACAGTCGTTTGGTCATTCAAACTCAGGATGGAAGACAGCGCGATATTGCGTTGCGGCGCCAGAGCATGGCCGATTATTTTGCACAGTTCACTCAGAGTCTGCGTGAGCTGGAACTGCATGTGTACCTCTGGCCGCAGCCCCAGGAAATCGAGAACGCCGTGAGGTTTGATCAGGATCATGTTCAGCGCAATTACGATCCCGACGTGGCCGGGCGGTACTTTCAAGTATTGGGTCTGGTTTCCAAGGTGTTGCAGCGTTACCGGGATGAATTTCAAGGCAAGTCAAGCCCAGTGCTGTACTGGTGGGGAGGAGCAGATTTAACGGTCACGCGGTTCTCTGGCCGAACTGCTCCCGCACACCCGCCCAGCCCTCTCCTGGCTTATAAAGTGATTGAGGATGCCTATTCACATGAAGAATGCAGTGCTGGCTTCTGGGCAGGCGGCCCTGATCACAAAGAGGCGGCTTTTTACGCATACCACTATCCTGAGCCAAAGGGGTATCCTCAGTGGCCTGTTCAACCTGCCGAGGCGAAGTACGACTCAACGATGGGTGAATTTCTCCTGCCCTATCAGGCGGTGAGGGACTCGGATCAACCTGAAGTTTTGCTGATGAGTTTCCTGCACAGCACGTATGAGGCGGCAGCCACCCTCGCGCATTGGAACCAAGCTGAATTTAAGTATGTGCCGACATAA
- a CDS encoding alpha/beta hydrolase, translating to MQNASWEPSAWDLSTGKGGAPVQGYVWQAEDPRAAVLLAHGFGEYAGRYVERYHRLIPALVEAGFSVYAYDHRGHGRSEGRRAVVDAATLVEDHLRARETLRRQPLPVFAFGHSLGGLVTAASAARDPRGLSGVLLSSPALLIGEDQPAWLKSLAPVLAKVAPAAPAADLGTGGLSRLTDEVSAYRADPNIFQGKVPALAAASMLRLSGQLWPQYARWTLPTLVFHGTADRITDPDGSRRFVEAIPAPDKTLRLVEGGYHELLNDEPREEVLGWILDWLRERTQEPQRA from the coding sequence ATGCAGAACGCAAGCTGGGAGCCGTCCGCCTGGGACCTGTCCACCGGGAAAGGGGGGGCGCCCGTCCAGGGGTACGTCTGGCAAGCGGAAGATCCCCGCGCCGCCGTGCTGCTCGCGCATGGGTTCGGGGAGTACGCCGGGCGGTACGTGGAACGCTACCACCGCCTGATTCCGGCACTGGTGGAGGCCGGGTTCAGCGTGTACGCCTACGACCACCGGGGACACGGGCGGTCGGAGGGGCGCCGGGCCGTGGTGGACGCCGCGACGCTGGTGGAGGATCACCTGCGGGCACGGGAGACGCTGCGCCGTCAACCGCTCCCGGTCTTCGCCTTCGGGCACTCGCTGGGCGGCCTGGTCACGGCGGCGAGCGCGGCCCGTGATCCGCGTGGCCTCAGCGGCGTGCTCCTCTCCAGCCCGGCCCTGCTGATCGGGGAGGACCAGCCCGCGTGGTTGAAGTCCCTCGCGCCCGTCCTGGCGAAGGTCGCACCCGCCGCGCCCGCTGCCGACCTGGGCACCGGGGGCCTCTCGCGCCTGACGGACGAGGTGAGCGCGTACCGGGCTGATCCAAACATCTTCCAGGGCAAGGTGCCCGCGCTGGCCGCCGCCTCCATGCTGCGCCTCAGCGGGCAACTCTGGCCGCAGTACGCCCGCTGGACCCTCCCCACGCTGGTCTTTCACGGCACCGCCGACCGCATCACCGACCCGGACGGCTCGCGCCGCTTCGTGGAGGCCATTCCCGCCCCCGACAAGACGCTACGCCTGGTGGAAGGCGGCTACCACGAACTCCTGAACGACGAGCCGCGGGAGGAGGTGCTGGGCTGGATTCTGGACTGGCTGCGGGAGAGGACACAGGAGCCGCAGCGGGCCTAA
- a CDS encoding AAA family ATPase, whose translation MAPIVYYLVGPPGSGKRTIGKQLARLTGAALLDNHLSNDPVFTAFGLDGQKPVPAQVWTLVKRVRAVVLEAALAAPRDVSHIFTNYLTNEEREWQFVQSLRGLASARGAAFVPVWLSCHTDELARRMTLPERAERLKLRDPEQLRELLEKAGNLPPPPDAIRIDTSTLAPADAALLIAAHAGALF comes from the coding sequence ATGGCGCCCATCGTCTATTACCTCGTCGGGCCGCCTGGCAGCGGCAAGCGGACCATTGGCAAGCAACTGGCGCGGCTGACGGGGGCGGCACTGCTGGATAACCATCTCAGCAATGATCCGGTCTTCACGGCGTTTGGCTTGGATGGTCAGAAACCCGTACCTGCCCAGGTCTGGACCCTGGTGAAAAGGGTGCGGGCGGTTGTGCTCGAAGCTGCGCTGGCGGCGCCCCGTGACGTGAGCCACATCTTTACCAATTATCTGACCAACGAGGAACGCGAGTGGCAGTTTGTGCAGAGCCTGCGCGGCCTCGCCTCGGCACGCGGCGCCGCCTTTGTCCCCGTCTGGCTGTCCTGCCACACCGACGAACTCGCCCGCCGGATGACCCTGCCCGAACGGGCCGAACGGCTCAAGCTGCGCGACCCGGAGCAACTGCGGGAACTGCTGGAGAAGGCGGGGAACCTGCCCCCGCCCCCCGACGCCATCCGTATCGATACCTCAACCCTCGCTCCGGCAGACGCGGCGCTGCTGATCGCGGCCCATGCCGGGGCACTGTTTTAG